In a genomic window of Occallatibacter riparius:
- a CDS encoding WD40/YVTN/BNR-like repeat-containing protein: protein MSSKGSRQSWTSRFLRAFLAAGLIGIPALALSPTQAAAQGPYRFQNVAIGGGGGFISGIVFSQTAPDVVYARTDIGGAYRFDSETGRWIPLLDWIGSSDWNLMGVESIAIDPKDSRRIYVETGTYSNDWTTQNGAILRSSNQGHTFDRIDLPFKVGGNMPGRGMGERLAIDPNNNQILYLGARSGHGLWRSLDMGQTWAQVAGFPDSGPYHEPIAYPGDTYDADPIGVVWETFDPRTTITVAGVKVSKNIYVGVADPASSLWQSNDGGQTWTAVAGQPTGLMPHHGKLSSTGVLYLSYNNNAGPYDGSAGDVWKYDTGSQVWSRITPPTSPLSGGYGFGGLSVDAKNPNAVVVASLNQWWPDVQFFRTLDGGNNWSLIWNANWSNPWPIIMAPNYSIDISAAPWLTFGRTPATCTSATSSNSSCPAPTPNVGWMVDALEIDPFNSNHMLYGTGATMYGIDNLTAWDNGGKVGIYVAANGIEETSVLDLISPPAGPAHLISEVGDIGGFTHNDLTKPSVMDSNPVFTAGTSADFAELNPSFVVRVGAGGTNNENIAFSSDGGQTWVPANSQPGGASAGTVAAAADGSRVVWSCGPGVYVSADRGNTWTASSGVPAGASVRSDRVNPLKFYAFANGAFYNSTDGGQTFAATAAGNLPPAGASAQFKAAPGHEGDIWLVSSTSWAVSGVWHSLDGGVSFEKLSGVDAGTTIGFGKPAPHHTYPALYSSALVAGVWGIYRSDDAGSTWTRINDDQHQYGMTMVAITGDPRIYGRVYFTTNGRGIIYGDPVASTH, encoded by the coding sequence ATGTCGAGTAAAGGTTCCCGCCAATCATGGACGTCTCGATTTCTTCGCGCGTTCCTCGCCGCAGGGCTGATCGGCATTCCAGCCCTTGCGCTGAGCCCAACGCAAGCAGCAGCCCAGGGTCCCTACCGGTTTCAGAACGTCGCCATCGGTGGCGGCGGCGGTTTTATCAGCGGAATTGTCTTCAGTCAAACAGCGCCGGATGTAGTTTACGCGCGCACCGATATCGGCGGAGCCTATCGGTTCGACTCGGAGACTGGCCGCTGGATTCCACTTCTCGATTGGATCGGCTCCTCAGACTGGAATCTGATGGGGGTCGAGAGCATCGCCATTGATCCCAAAGACTCGCGTCGCATTTATGTGGAGACCGGCACCTACAGCAATGACTGGACCACCCAAAACGGCGCGATTCTCCGTTCCAGTAACCAGGGGCATACCTTTGATCGGATCGATCTGCCGTTCAAGGTAGGCGGAAACATGCCCGGCCGCGGCATGGGCGAACGCCTTGCCATCGATCCTAATAACAATCAAATCCTCTATCTGGGGGCCCGCAGCGGACACGGACTCTGGCGCAGTCTGGACATGGGCCAAACTTGGGCGCAGGTTGCCGGGTTTCCTGACAGCGGCCCGTATCACGAACCGATTGCGTATCCCGGCGATACCTACGACGCAGACCCAATCGGCGTTGTCTGGGAGACATTTGATCCTCGCACAACCATCACCGTTGCCGGTGTAAAGGTCTCAAAAAATATCTACGTTGGAGTGGCCGATCCGGCAAGCAGCCTGTGGCAGAGCAACGATGGCGGCCAAACGTGGACGGCGGTAGCCGGACAGCCCACTGGCCTCATGCCTCATCACGGCAAGCTCTCGTCGACTGGCGTTCTTTACCTGAGCTATAACAACAACGCTGGCCCTTACGATGGCTCGGCAGGCGATGTGTGGAAGTATGACACAGGGTCGCAGGTGTGGAGCCGCATAACACCGCCGACGTCGCCACTGAGTGGCGGGTATGGCTTTGGAGGGCTTAGCGTGGATGCCAAGAACCCCAATGCCGTGGTCGTTGCCTCTCTGAATCAATGGTGGCCAGACGTGCAGTTCTTCCGGACATTGGACGGGGGAAACAACTGGAGCCTGATCTGGAACGCAAACTGGTCGAACCCATGGCCCATCATCATGGCGCCGAATTACTCGATCGATATATCTGCCGCCCCTTGGCTCACGTTCGGCCGAACACCGGCGACCTGCACATCGGCTACCTCCAGCAATTCGTCGTGCCCTGCGCCCACCCCCAACGTCGGCTGGATGGTAGATGCCCTTGAGATCGATCCTTTCAATTCCAACCACATGCTCTACGGCACAGGGGCCACCATGTACGGCATCGACAATCTGACCGCGTGGGACAACGGCGGTAAGGTCGGAATCTACGTCGCAGCCAATGGAATTGAGGAGACGAGCGTCCTGGACCTGATCAGTCCGCCCGCCGGTCCCGCCCACCTCATCAGCGAGGTCGGTGACATTGGCGGATTCACGCATAACGACCTGACCAAGCCGAGTGTGATGGATTCGAACCCGGTGTTCACTGCTGGGACCAGCGCTGATTTTGCCGAACTGAATCCGAGTTTTGTTGTTCGCGTGGGAGCCGGCGGCACAAACAACGAGAACATCGCGTTTTCCTCTGACGGCGGCCAAACCTGGGTGCCAGCCAACAGCCAGCCAGGTGGTGCTTCGGCCGGGACAGTGGCAGCAGCAGCCGACGGCAGCCGTGTCGTGTGGAGTTGCGGGCCAGGTGTGTACGTCTCCGCAGACCGAGGAAATACCTGGACGGCATCGTCAGGCGTTCCAGCGGGTGCAAGCGTTCGGTCTGACCGCGTGAATCCGCTGAAGTTCTACGCGTTCGCCAACGGGGCCTTCTACAACAGCACAGACGGAGGTCAGACCTTTGCAGCGACGGCGGCTGGGAACCTTCCTCCGGCGGGCGCATCAGCACAATTCAAGGCAGCGCCCGGCCACGAGGGAGACATCTGGCTTGTAAGCAGCACTAGCTGGGCTGTGTCAGGCGTCTGGCATTCTCTGGATGGCGGCGTCTCGTTTGAGAAGCTGTCAGGAGTCGATGCGGGTACCACAATCGGATTCGGCAAGCCCGCTCCCCACCACACGTATCCTGCTCTGTACAGCAGCGCTCTCGTGGCTGGCGTTTGGGGAATTTACCGCTCCGACGACGCTGGTTCTACCTGGACGCGCATCAACGATGATCAGCACCAATATGGAATGACCATGGTTGCCATCACCGGCGACCCACGGATCTACGGTCGAGTCTACTTCACGACGAACGGTCGCGGGATCATCTACGGCGATCCTGTGGCTTCCACTCATTGA
- a CDS encoding winged helix-turn-helix domain-containing protein, translating to MGSRFSNENQTRSSSAYRFGTFEHRPEDRRLSRHDREVRLQPRALDALLCLVRNAQHLVSKQALMTTLWPSVHVSEANLTNLIGDLRKIVGRNAIRTVSKHGYRFESPVLDEPGIRPSAYEKFLRANELAA from the coding sequence ATGGGCTCCCGATTTTCAAACGAAAATCAAACCCGCTCCAGCTCTGCCTACCGATTCGGGACATTCGAACATCGCCCTGAAGATCGGCGACTCAGTCGCCATGACCGTGAGGTTCGGCTTCAGCCGCGAGCTCTTGACGCGCTTCTCTGCCTGGTTCGAAACGCGCAGCATCTCGTTAGCAAACAGGCGCTCATGACCACCCTGTGGCCCTCAGTCCACGTCAGCGAAGCCAACCTTACCAACTTAATTGGCGATTTGCGCAAGATCGTCGGCAGGAATGCGATCCGCACTGTCTCCAAGCACGGCTATCGTTTCGAATCGCCTGTTCTTGACGAACCCGGCATACGTCCATCCGCGTATGAGAAGTTTCTTCGGGCTAATGAACTGGCAGCGTAG
- a CDS encoding choice-of-anchor D domain-containing protein has translation MPELDEEVKTGEADVEEDKGDLLEAYVDPAGVPSPDAWRQAVADFYQLDLDASVLWKQVGPAPLVVDADQNHMGIGPDAGEVTDVFIDPGVANDQSIYLTTNDGGVWHTSNGGTLWLPLTDPMFSNSMGAIAMDPANSSILYAGSGNLFDGGGTFTRSAGIYRSTDSGLSWDIVDGGYFGTLFSKVGILKIVCPMANTLLVATNNGLYRSVDGGRNFGANGPDFNDRNPILQGKICCLLLDAATPASTVYCGVAGDSGVATMGLLKSTNGGITFPTNLFADPTAPQLPYGSFVVAQSQFDGTTANSAVLYVAVQGRLATGANTFLGLWRSANSGSTWSPRPNLTNVAAVNGFNQSAYDLTLGVDPLNSNRVYAGFQQLWLSIDGGQNFLNTSVTAGKVHWDNHVMVFSPAPNRPAVPASGPVPPTAIYTGTDGGIAKSTDGGSNWTCINGKMATNLFQGIGIGSGINNTGKGIPNSYTYGGMQDTGTAGHRPADSLTDWHAGINGDGWLVAVDPSDPTIVYGFDNQFFIKTSDAGAHWDISNVAGAARKVGIGLTNGGSPRAIAVDQTGNNPATRIVWVSEIKTLNKSTDGGKNFTATAFAAPDDIRSLATTTGSANIIWAGCADGSIHCSTDGGTSWDTGAFTSKPAGAVKIGRISGIAIDPTNLQRVVCVCDRFSNVHAKYRTRHVFLTLDGGATWADISGTDGNGPVGNVPDMPLCSVVFDITGSTASQPPAIIIAGDAGVLRSTDAKITDGVGTATWKIYGAGLPMVCCKSLAIDNSVSPAVLRVGTYGRSCFEATRPTGPKYAAEGNLACGVIATGQSATVSYYVYNSGDTALQITAAHATVPFSVGADPAIPVTIQPGATQKFQITFTDNVAHEPHGLLQFDTNDPSGTQFISLSGTVIDSKLKQRLAVNPTSSCGFGIVEVGSNRTIPVQVFNVGTAPLNVTGITRTSGSADFSINPALPTPIPPIAAGAELDFTIQFAPSGAGDLNAEFTIASDDPHGAVKITTSGTGSLATAGAFAQFLRSLGIVP, from the coding sequence ATGCCCGAGCTCGATGAAGAAGTCAAAACCGGCGAAGCCGATGTCGAAGAGGACAAGGGGGATCTTCTCGAAGCGTACGTAGACCCCGCCGGCGTACCCAGTCCTGACGCGTGGCGGCAGGCCGTCGCCGACTTCTATCAGCTCGACCTCGACGCAAGTGTCCTTTGGAAGCAGGTCGGTCCCGCACCCCTCGTTGTCGATGCCGACCAGAACCACATGGGCATCGGCCCTGACGCGGGCGAAGTCACCGATGTCTTCATCGACCCGGGCGTTGCGAACGACCAGAGCATCTACCTCACCACCAATGACGGGGGTGTGTGGCACACCTCCAACGGCGGTACCCTCTGGCTCCCCCTCACCGACCCCATGTTCTCCAATTCCATGGGCGCCATCGCCATGGACCCGGCCAATTCCTCCATCCTCTACGCGGGTAGCGGAAACCTCTTCGACGGCGGCGGCACCTTCACCCGCAGCGCCGGAATCTACCGCTCCACCGACAGCGGCCTGTCGTGGGACATCGTCGACGGAGGCTACTTCGGAACTCTATTCTCCAAGGTCGGCATCCTCAAAATCGTCTGCCCCATGGCCAACACCCTGCTGGTCGCCACCAACAACGGCCTCTACCGCTCCGTTGACGGTGGCCGCAACTTCGGCGCGAATGGTCCGGACTTCAACGACCGCAACCCTATCCTGCAGGGCAAGATCTGCTGTCTCCTCCTTGACGCCGCCACTCCAGCCAGCACCGTTTATTGCGGAGTCGCGGGCGATTCCGGTGTCGCCACCATGGGCCTGCTGAAGTCCACAAACGGCGGCATCACGTTCCCCACCAACCTGTTCGCCGACCCCACCGCCCCCCAGCTGCCCTACGGCTCCTTTGTGGTCGCGCAGTCCCAATTCGACGGCACGACCGCGAATTCCGCGGTCCTCTACGTCGCCGTTCAGGGCAGGCTCGCCACCGGCGCCAACACCTTCCTCGGCCTCTGGCGTTCGGCCAACTCCGGCTCAACCTGGAGTCCCCGTCCCAATCTAACCAACGTCGCTGCGGTCAACGGATTCAACCAGTCCGCCTATGACCTCACGTTGGGCGTCGATCCCCTCAATTCCAACCGCGTCTACGCCGGATTCCAGCAGCTCTGGCTCTCGATCGACGGCGGTCAAAACTTTCTCAACACCTCCGTCACGGCCGGCAAAGTCCACTGGGACAATCACGTGATGGTCTTCAGCCCCGCCCCCAACCGCCCAGCCGTGCCCGCCTCCGGCCCCGTCCCCCCTACCGCCATCTACACCGGCACCGACGGCGGTATCGCCAAAAGTACTGACGGCGGCAGCAACTGGACCTGCATCAACGGCAAAATGGCCACCAATCTCTTCCAGGGCATCGGCATTGGCAGCGGCATCAACAATACCGGCAAGGGAATTCCCAACTCCTATACCTACGGTGGCATGCAGGACACTGGAACGGCGGGTCACCGCCCAGCCGACTCCCTTACCGACTGGCACGCCGGAATTAACGGCGATGGATGGCTCGTCGCCGTCGATCCCTCCGACCCCACGATTGTCTACGGCTTCGACAACCAGTTCTTCATCAAGACATCCGACGCGGGCGCGCACTGGGACATCTCCAACGTCGCCGGCGCTGCCCGAAAGGTCGGCATCGGCCTCACCAATGGAGGCTCGCCCCGCGCCATAGCCGTCGATCAGACCGGCAACAACCCCGCCACCCGCATCGTCTGGGTCAGTGAAATCAAGACACTCAACAAGAGCACCGACGGGGGCAAGAACTTCACCGCCACTGCATTCGCCGCCCCTGACGACATCCGCAGCCTCGCCACCACCACCGGCTCCGCCAACATCATCTGGGCCGGGTGCGCCGATGGCTCCATCCACTGCTCCACGGACGGCGGCACCTCCTGGGATACCGGCGCCTTCACCTCCAAGCCTGCCGGGGCGGTCAAGATCGGCCGAATAAGCGGCATCGCCATCGATCCCACCAACCTTCAACGCGTCGTGTGCGTGTGCGACCGCTTCTCCAACGTCCACGCCAAGTACCGCACCCGCCACGTCTTCCTCACTCTCGACGGCGGCGCCACCTGGGCCGACATCAGCGGCACGGACGGCAATGGTCCCGTCGGAAACGTCCCCGACATGCCTCTCTGCTCCGTCGTCTTCGACATCACCGGCAGCACCGCCAGCCAGCCCCCCGCCATCATCATCGCCGGCGACGCAGGTGTCCTCCGCTCAACCGACGCCAAGATCACCGACGGAGTTGGCACCGCCACCTGGAAGATCTACGGCGCAGGTCTGCCGATGGTCTGCTGCAAATCCCTGGCCATCGACAACAGCGTTTCGCCCGCCGTGCTCCGCGTCGGCACCTACGGCCGCAGCTGCTTTGAGGCCACCCGCCCCACGGGCCCCAAGTATGCCGCAGAGGGAAATCTCGCCTGTGGCGTCATCGCTACCGGCCAGTCCGCGACTGTTTCTTACTACGTCTATAACTCCGGCGACACGGCCCTGCAGATCACAGCGGCCCATGCCACGGTCCCGTTTTCTGTCGGAGCCGATCCCGCCATCCCCGTCACTATCCAGCCCGGAGCCACACAGAAGTTCCAGATCACCTTCACTGACAACGTCGCTCACGAACCGCATGGCCTGCTTCAGTTCGATACCAATGACCCTTCCGGCACCCAGTTCATCTCCCTCAGCGGCACCGTAATAGACAGCAAACTGAAGCAGCGCCTTGCCGTAAACCCCACCTCGAGCTGCGGTTTCGGTATCGTCGAGGTCGGCTCCAATCGCACCATCCCCGTGCAGGTGTTCAATGTCGGCACGGCCCCACTGAATGTGACCGGAATCACCCGCACCTCCGGCAGCGCCGATTTCTCAATCAACCCCGCCCTGCCTACCCCCATCCCCCCCATCGCCGCCGGCGCCGAACTCGACTTCACCATCCAGTTCGCCCCCTCCGGAGCAGGCGACCTCAATGCCGAGTTCACAATCGCCAGCGATGACCCACATGGGGCGGTCAAGATCACCACCAGCGGAACCGGAAGTCTTGCAACCGCCGGCGCATTTGCACAGTTTCTGCGCTCTCTCGGAATCGTTCCATGA
- a CDS encoding malectin, which yields MVQAPASNRGEMERAELDAVLRALTRTPRLANLLSFVAERYFGGRTEEITEYNIATEVFARSKTTFDPSQDSIVRVEAYRLRKRLREYYTTEGSNHELEISLPSGSYTPSFATRSSQATSPQPTGPNQTGTQSSNSEESTVEELHGSENVLSSTASGPPTLRERYLGRFGGVVAALAVLILVLGAVIALAVRSRSAPASRAATAKPATPVESRDVSTVNARGPVRILAGYQGTPRIDSTGAYWEADRYVEGGAAFRRPGPPVARSSDPMLFDYWRTGDFEYKIPLQGGPWELHLFFVASQPEDINQDTFHVAANWKLLLPGFNISSDALGVNIADERVFRDVYPTQWGYLSLKFTKELGSPSVSAIELLPGIPHKQLPIRLVMQKTAVTDHEGNVWHPDNYYQNGVTSDTPRRVGSTADPDLYAHERYGHFTYSIPVDPRDRYSVVLHFAELYWGPKASGSGGVGSRVFRVICNGSTLLDRFDLYKEAGTLNAVTKTFSHLRPSPEGKLDLTFEPIVNFATVSAIEVIDEAE from the coding sequence GTGGTTCAAGCACCCGCTTCAAATCGAGGCGAGATGGAGCGCGCGGAACTGGACGCGGTGCTCCGAGCTCTCACGCGCACACCGAGGCTTGCTAACCTGCTCAGCTTCGTTGCCGAGCGCTACTTTGGAGGCCGCACCGAAGAGATCACCGAATACAACATCGCAACTGAAGTCTTCGCTCGGTCGAAGACTACGTTTGACCCGTCTCAGGACTCGATCGTGCGGGTCGAGGCATACCGCCTGCGAAAGAGATTGAGGGAGTACTACACAACTGAGGGGAGCAATCACGAACTCGAGATCTCCCTGCCGAGCGGCAGCTATACTCCGTCTTTCGCAACCCGCTCCTCGCAGGCTACCTCGCCACAACCGACTGGACCAAACCAGACCGGGACCCAAAGCAGCAATTCTGAAGAATCGACTGTCGAGGAACTTCATGGCAGCGAGAACGTGCTCTCATCCACAGCTTCGGGTCCTCCAACACTTCGCGAGCGATACCTGGGGCGTTTTGGAGGAGTCGTCGCCGCCCTGGCTGTTCTGATTCTGGTCCTGGGTGCCGTGATTGCGTTGGCAGTCCGCTCTCGAAGCGCGCCGGCGTCTAGAGCTGCGACAGCAAAACCCGCAACGCCGGTCGAGTCGAGAGACGTCAGCACAGTGAACGCGAGGGGCCCGGTCAGGATCCTCGCCGGATACCAAGGCACGCCCAGAATCGATAGTACGGGCGCGTATTGGGAGGCCGACCGTTACGTCGAAGGCGGCGCTGCATTTCGACGGCCAGGACCACCCGTCGCCCGAAGCAGCGACCCAATGCTCTTCGACTACTGGCGCACGGGCGACTTCGAGTACAAGATCCCGCTCCAGGGTGGCCCTTGGGAGCTTCATTTATTCTTTGTCGCGTCTCAGCCGGAGGACATTAATCAGGACACTTTCCACGTTGCCGCCAATTGGAAGCTCCTCCTGCCAGGGTTCAATATCAGTTCTGACGCACTTGGGGTGAACATCGCCGACGAACGAGTGTTCAGGGACGTCTATCCGACCCAATGGGGATACCTGAGTCTTAAGTTCACGAAAGAACTAGGATCGCCGTCGGTGAGCGCCATTGAGTTATTACCGGGGATCCCTCACAAACAACTTCCTATACGGCTTGTCATGCAGAAGACAGCGGTGACCGATCATGAAGGAAACGTCTGGCATCCGGACAATTATTACCAGAACGGAGTGACGTCGGACACTCCGAGACGTGTTGGGAGTACGGCAGATCCCGATCTCTACGCGCATGAGCGTTATGGGCACTTCACCTATTCCATTCCTGTGGACCCACGAGATCGATACAGCGTTGTGCTTCACTTTGCGGAGCTCTACTGGGGCCCGAAAGCTTCAGGTTCCGGCGGCGTGGGGAGTCGGGTGTTCCGTGTGATCTGCAACGGATCCACGCTGCTGGACAGGTTTGATTTGTACAAGGAAGCAGGAACCCTGAATGCGGTGACCAAGACCTTCAGCCACCTGCGTCCTTCTCCCGAGGGGAAACTGGACCTGACGTTCGAGCCCATTGTGAACTTTGCCACGGTATCGGCCATCGAGGTCATCGACGAGGCCGAGTAA